GCTGTTTTAGCGCACCGATTGCCATGTCGTCGTTGCTGGCGATGACCGCGCTAAAGGGGACGCGTCTTTCCAGCAGCGAGGTGATGGCGTTGACGCCGCAGGCGGGCGTCCATTTACCTTCAATGATGCGCTGCGGTTCGACAGGAAGGTTAGCGTGGCCGATCGCCTGTTTGTAACCGTTGAGGCGTTCCAGCGCGGTAGGAGAATCGAGCGATCCGGTGATGAAAGCGATGTGGCGGTGCCCGCGTTCAATCAGCGCCAGGGTTGCGTTGTAGGCTGATTTTTTGTGATCGCAGAAGACGGCGTGGCTGGGATGTTTTCGCAGTCTGCGGTTGACCACCACGATGGGCTGGGTTGTTTGTTCGATGATTTCATCCATTTCATCGATGGTGAGGTAGCGCGGATAGAGGATGATGGCGTCACAGCGCAGGTCAAGGAGGAATTCGATCGCTTCACGTTCCTGCTGGGCGCTGTGTTTTCCATCTACAAGGATGAGCTGGCGTCCGATTTCTTCTACTTTTTTTGCTGCCTGGGAGAGGATTTCGCTGAAGTAGCTGCCGCTGTAGAGGGTATTGGTGACAACCATGCCGATGCACTGGGATTTGCTGGTGGCGAGGTTGCGCGCCAGCAGGTTAGGGCGATAGCCAGCCGCTTCGATAGCCGCGAAGACCTGTTGGCGGGTAGCTTCGCTGACGTAGCCTTTGCCTGATAGTACGCGCGAGACGGTGGCTTTT
The sequence above is a segment of the Mixta intestinalis genome. Coding sequences within it:
- a CDS encoding LacI family DNA-binding transcriptional regulator, whose product is MSTMQDVAKKAGVSKATVSRVLSGKGYVSEATRQQVFAAIEAAGYRPNLLARNLATSKSQCIGMVVTNTLYSGSYFSEILSQAAKKVEEIGRQLILVDGKHSAQQEREAIEFLLDLRCDAIILYPRYLTIDEMDEIIEQTTQPIVVVNRRLRKHPSHAVFCDHKKSAYNATLALIERGHRHIAFITGSLDSPTALERLNGYKQAIGHANLPVEPQRIIEGKWTPACGVNAITSLLERRVPFSAVIASNDDMAIGALKQLTRAGISVPQQVSLLGFDDIPVAPFLLPALSSVKDPVTDMIHEVINRLISMLDGGNMLPQKALISGLVLRESVANAPDTER